One part of the Desulfovibrio sp. genome encodes these proteins:
- the clpA gene encoding ATP-dependent Clp protease ATP-binding subunit ClpA, which translates to MLSKNVQLVIRDALMEAHRRRHDLLTVEHVLFALTNSMKGRIILEGSGASVPVLREQLEEFFSKELETVSLAEKHEVAQTDSVQRVLERALEHIRSAGRDAVELGDLLISIMDEEESYAHFYLRKQGVERLDVLTFISHGFDEGAGSRGVEAGAESAENGEAKADPLAQYTVELTARAREGKIDPLVGRVAELDRAVEVLCRRRKNNPLFVGDPGVGKTALAEGLALRIVEGNIPDMFAKTKLYALDMGLLLAGTRYRGDFEGRLKAVVQRLKEEPDCILFIDEIHTIVGAGSTSGGSLDASNLLKPVLANGEIRCIGSTTYEEYRNHFEKDRALARRFQRIDLTEPTAEECLGILEGLEPRYAQYHHVRYSPAALKAMVELTSRHVRDRLLPDKAIDVLDETGAAVRLGRGVTPAAKSGKKGKDAPLVGVPDVERIVARMAGIPVRTVSGKERNKLATLEKDLKGLVFGQEKAIELTVRAILRARAGLGQEQRPAGAFLFYGPTGVGKTEVARSLAKLMGVEFLRYDMSEYMEKHSVSRLIGAPPGYVGFDQGGLMTEAVRKAPYSVVLLDEVEKAHPDIFNVLLQVMDYATLTDNTGRKTDFSHVILIMTSNAGAFEMSRPAMGFGGTAPQDAAHKGLKAVENTFSPEFRNRLDALVPFGSLTEPMMLRIVDKFVAEIRTSLEHRGVTLTLSDSARKWLARKGFDPAMGARPLRRLLRTELEDRLAHELLFGALKKGGTARLGLKEDQLVLEHAGSAAKSRKPEPVDA; encoded by the coding sequence ATGTTGAGTAAAAACGTTCAGTTGGTCATTCGGGACGCCCTCATGGAAGCCCACCGGCGACGGCATGATCTGTTGACTGTGGAGCACGTGCTCTTTGCGCTGACCAACAGCATGAAGGGGCGCATCATTCTTGAGGGCAGCGGGGCAAGTGTGCCTGTGCTGCGCGAGCAGCTTGAGGAATTTTTCAGCAAGGAACTGGAAACCGTTTCGCTGGCGGAAAAGCACGAGGTCGCTCAGACAGACAGCGTGCAGCGCGTACTTGAGCGTGCGCTTGAGCATATCCGTTCGGCGGGGCGCGATGCCGTAGAGCTTGGCGATCTGCTCATTTCCATTATGGACGAGGAAGAAAGCTACGCGCATTTTTATCTGCGCAAACAGGGTGTTGAGCGTCTCGACGTGCTCACCTTCATTTCGCACGGTTTTGATGAGGGCGCAGGCTCACGCGGTGTGGAAGCCGGGGCGGAATCGGCTGAAAACGGCGAGGCCAAGGCCGACCCGCTGGCGCAATATACGGTTGAGCTTACGGCCCGTGCCCGCGAGGGTAAGATTGACCCCCTGGTGGGGCGTGTGGCGGAACTTGACCGCGCCGTAGAGGTGCTGTGCCGCCGCCGCAAAAACAACCCGCTGTTTGTGGGCGACCCCGGTGTTGGCAAAACCGCTCTGGCCGAGGGGCTTGCCCTGCGCATTGTGGAAGGCAACATTCCTGACATGTTTGCCAAAACAAAGCTTTATGCGCTTGATATGGGCCTGCTGCTGGCTGGCACTCGCTATCGCGGCGATTTTGAAGGCCGGCTCAAGGCTGTGGTGCAAAGGCTCAAGGAAGAGCCCGACTGCATCCTGTTTATTGATGAAATTCACACCATTGTGGGTGCTGGCTCTACGTCTGGCGGTTCGCTTGACGCATCCAACCTGCTCAAGCCTGTGCTGGCCAATGGCGAGATTCGCTGCATCGGTTCCACCACCTACGAGGAATACCGCAACCACTTTGAAAAAGACCGGGCGTTGGCCCGCCGGTTTCAGCGCATCGACCTTACGGAACCCACAGCCGAAGAATGTCTGGGTATTCTTGAGGGGCTTGAACCGCGCTATGCGCAGTACCACCATGTGCGCTACAGCCCTGCGGCTCTCAAGGCCATGGTCGAGCTAACCTCGCGCCACGTGCGCGACCGTCTGCTGCCCGACAAGGCCATTGACGTGCTGGATGAAACCGGCGCAGCCGTGCGGCTGGGGCGTGGCGTAACACCCGCCGCCAAATCGGGTAAAAAAGGCAAGGATGCCCCTCTGGTGGGTGTGCCCGATGTGGAGCGTATTGTGGCCCGCATGGCGGGCATACCCGTGCGCACTGTTTCGGGCAAGGAACGCAACAAGCTGGCAACGCTTGAAAAAGACCTCAAGGGGCTTGTGTTCGGGCAGGAAAAAGCCATAGAGCTGACCGTGCGCGCCATTTTGCGCGCCCGCGCAGGGCTTGGGCAGGAACAGCGTCCCGCCGGGGCCTTCCTGTTCTACGGCCCCACAGGCGTGGGCAAAACAGAGGTGGCCCGCAGCCTTGCCAAGCTCATGGGCGTGGAATTTCTGCGCTACGACATGAGCGAATACATGGAAAAGCATTCTGTTTCGCGGCTTATCGGTGCGCCTCCAGGCTATGTGGGCTTTGATCAGGGCGGGCTTATGACCGAGGCGGTGCGTAAGGCTCCGTATTCTGTGGTACTGCTCGACGAAGTGGAAAAAGCCCACCCGGATATCTTCAACGTGCTGCTTCAGGTCATGGACTATGCCACGTTGACGGATAACACGGGCCGTAAAACGGACTTTTCGCACGTTATCCTCATCATGACCTCCAACGCCGGGGCCTTTGAAATGTCGCGGCCCGCCATGGGCTTTGGCGGCACGGCCCCGCAGGATGCGGCGCACAAGGGCCTGAAAGCGGTAGAAAACACCTTCAGCCCCGAATTCCGCAACCGGCTGGACGCGCTGGTTCCCTTTGGCAGCCTTACCGAACCCATGATGCTGCGCATCGTGGACAAGTTTGTGGCCGAAATACGCACCAGCCTCGAACACCGAGGAGTAACGCTCACGTTGAGCGACAGTGCCCGCAAGTGGCTGGCCCGCAAGGGCTTTGACCCCGCCATGGGCGCGCGCCCCCTGCGCCGTCTGCTGCGCACGGAGCTGGAAGACCGCCTGGCGCACGAGTTGCTGTTTGGCGCTCTCAAAAAAGGCGGCACGGCCAGGCTGGGCCTCAAGGAAGACCAGCTGGTTCTTGAGCACGCGGGCAGCGCTGCCAAGAGCCGCAAGCCTGAGCCGGTAGACGCCTGA
- the uvrB gene encoding excinuclease ABC subunit UvrB — MEDNQVIPFSLETAYTPTGDQPTAIDALVDNIEAGVPAQVLLGVTGSGKTFSMANVIARCNRPALVLAPNKTLAAQLYGEFRELFPRNAVEYFVSYYDYYQPEAYVPASDTYIEKDSSINDNIDKLRHAATHALLTRRDVIIVASVSCIYGLGSPEYYAKMVIPVEVGQHFPMDKLITRLVEVHYERNDYDFHRGTFRVRGDALEIIPAYHHERALRLEFFGDDIDLMREIDPLTGEVLADVSKTVLYPASHFVSAQDNLKRAASDIRDELAERLVYFKEHGQLVEAQRIEQRTQLDLEMIEELGYCNGIENYTRHLDGRKPGEPPSCLLNYFPKDFLLFVDESHITIPQVGGMYKGDRSRKQTLVDYGFRLPSALDNRPLQFNEFTDLLNQVVYVSATPGKYELDQAQGIVAEQIIRPTGLVDPMVEVRPTKGQMENLLGECRGKITLGERVLVTTLTKRMAEDLTEYCCNMGVRARYLHSDIDTLERMQIIRALRLGEFDVLVGINLLREGLDIPEVSLVCILDADKEGFLRSTGSLIQTFGRAARNAQGKVILYADKITDSMRAAMGETERRRAKQSAYNEEHGITPTSTRKSLESPLDSLYVEDGGGRGRGKGKGKGKQREADAVPLTAEDTAVLVAKLEKEMRQAARDLEFEQAAELRDRIRILRARLIAMPD; from the coding sequence ATGGAAGATAATCAGGTCATCCCTTTCAGCCTTGAAACGGCATACACGCCCACGGGCGACCAGCCCACGGCCATCGACGCCCTTGTGGACAATATTGAGGCCGGTGTTCCGGCCCAGGTTCTGCTGGGCGTTACCGGCTCTGGCAAAACATTCAGCATGGCCAATGTCATTGCCCGCTGCAACCGTCCGGCTCTGGTGCTTGCGCCCAACAAAACGCTGGCGGCCCAGCTGTACGGCGAGTTCCGCGAGCTGTTTCCGCGCAATGCCGTGGAATATTTTGTCAGTTATTACGACTATTATCAGCCAGAGGCTTATGTTCCCGCCTCTGACACCTATATTGAAAAAGATTCGTCCATCAACGACAACATCGACAAACTGCGCCACGCCGCCACCCACGCCCTGCTGACCCGGCGTGACGTGATCATTGTGGCCTCGGTTTCGTGCATCTACGGCCTTGGTTCGCCAGAATACTACGCCAAGATGGTCATTCCCGTTGAGGTGGGCCAGCACTTTCCCATGGACAAGCTCATCACCCGGCTGGTTGAAGTGCACTACGAGCGTAACGACTACGACTTTCACCGTGGCACGTTTCGCGTGCGGGGCGACGCGCTCGAGATCATTCCCGCTTACCACCACGAGCGGGCGCTGCGGCTGGAATTTTTTGGCGACGACATCGACCTCATGCGCGAAATCGACCCTCTCACGGGTGAGGTTCTGGCCGATGTGAGCAAAACCGTGCTGTATCCGGCCAGCCACTTTGTGTCGGCACAGGACAACCTCAAGCGTGCTGCCAGCGACATACGCGACGAACTGGCCGAGCGGCTTGTGTATTTCAAGGAGCACGGCCAGCTTGTGGAGGCCCAGCGCATAGAGCAACGCACACAGCTTGATCTTGAAATGATTGAAGAACTTGGCTATTGCAACGGCATAGAAAACTACACCCGCCATCTCGATGGGCGCAAACCGGGCGAGCCGCCCTCGTGTCTGCTCAACTACTTTCCCAAAGATTTTCTGCTTTTTGTGGACGAATCGCACATCACCATTCCGCAGGTTGGCGGCATGTACAAGGGCGACCGCTCGCGTAAGCAGACTCTTGTGGACTACGGTTTTCGCCTGCCTTCGGCTCTGGATAACCGCCCCCTGCAGTTCAACGAATTTACAGACCTGCTCAATCAGGTGGTGTACGTGTCGGCCACGCCGGGCAAGTACGAGCTGGATCAGGCGCAGGGCATTGTGGCAGAGCAGATCATCCGGCCCACGGGGCTGGTTGACCCGATGGTAGAGGTGCGCCCCACCAAGGGGCAGATGGAAAACCTGCTGGGTGAATGCCGGGGCAAGATCACGCTGGGCGAGAGGGTGCTTGTCACCACACTTACCAAACGCATGGCGGAAGACCTCACCGAATACTGCTGCAACATGGGGGTGCGGGCGCGCTACCTGCATTCGGATATTGATACGCTCGAGCGCATGCAGATCATCCGCGCCTTGCGGCTTGGGGAATTTGACGTACTGGTGGGCATCAACCTGTTGCGCGAGGGGCTTGATATCCCCGAGGTTTCGCTGGTCTGTATTCTGGACGCTGACAAGGAGGGCTTTTTGCGCTCCACGGGTTCGCTAATCCAGACATTTGGCCGCGCCGCCCGTAACGCGCAGGGCAAGGTTATTCTGTACGCCGACAAGATTACCGACTCCATGCGTGCCGCCATGGGCGAAACCGAGCGCCGCCGCGCCAAGCAGTCGGCCTACAACGAGGAGCATGGCATCACCCCCACCAGCACCCGCAAGAGCCTTGAATCTCCGCTGGATAGCCTGTATGTGGAGGATGGCGGAGGCCGTGGGCGCGGCAAGGGCAAGGGCAAGGGTAAACAGCGCGAGGCCGACGCCGTGCCGCTCACAGCCGAAGATACCGCTGTTCTTGTTGCCAAGCTTGAAAAAGAAATGCGGCAGGCCGCGCGCGATCTGGAATTTGAACAGGCCGCCGAACTGCGTGACCGTATCCGCATTTTGCGGGCCAGACTTATCGCCATGCCCGACTAG
- a CDS encoding class IV adenylate cyclase, translated as MGLEIERKYLHINLQSLRQKLVDNGAHCLGAHFESNWVYDSAEGGLVGGGQLLRLRTQQWHDKTRHLLTLKLPAIHDGGFKVREERETEVADGAVMRGILEGLGYRVAARYEKIREPWRMDLVEIELDILPFDQVVELEGRAEDIESVERRLNLDNAEISTKSYHELHQEWLRQNHKPAQLSFVFDEAQSVHWRTSLGLTERAAANPASTRQS; from the coding sequence ATGGGCCTTGAAATTGAGCGCAAATATCTGCATATAAATTTGCAAAGCCTGCGTCAGAAGCTTGTCGACAATGGGGCGCATTGCCTTGGCGCGCATTTTGAAAGCAACTGGGTATACGACTCCGCCGAGGGTGGCCTGGTGGGCGGCGGCCAGCTGCTGCGCCTGCGCACCCAGCAGTGGCACGACAAGACGCGCCACCTGCTCACACTCAAGCTGCCCGCCATACATGACGGCGGCTTCAAGGTGCGTGAAGAGCGCGAAACCGAAGTGGCCGACGGCGCGGTTATGCGCGGTATTCTTGAAGGGCTGGGCTATCGTGTGGCAGCACGGTACGAAAAGATTCGCGAGCCCTGGCGCATGGATCTTGTGGAAATTGAACTGGACATCCTGCCTTTTGATCAGGTGGTGGAGCTTGAAGGCCGTGCTGAGGACATTGAGTCGGTCGAACGGCGTCTGAACCTTGACAATGCCGAAATAAGCACCAAAAGTTATCATGAGCTGCATCAGGAATGGTTGCGGCAAAATCACAAGCCTGCGCAACTCTCCTTTGTGTTTGACGAAGCGCAAAGCGTGCATTGGCGCACATCACTGGGCCTGACGGAAAGGGCCGCTGCCAATCCGGCTTCGACGCGGCAGAGCTGA
- a CDS encoding sensor domain-containing diguanylate cyclase yields MFVALYLRAGYLNEGLDEAEFSLTQRVQRVAEMTELKFDTIRKLTALLATDSRIVAALKGEGDLAECTRYLQSVGDTLRLHRAFLLDTKGICVASNDANLASNLVGVNLSDREYFARAMRGESSAQFVVGRVSTVAGFHFSAPVMGPNGYLGVVVLKLDKDTLAQQLYLPTGFVTDNAGVVVVSDLPENMLRVVPGGSAATLDSAQNLLRYQRDRLESVYLSEVSVNKRAAWLLAPGGMPYLCKTMTIGKEGLSIYGFENLAPLLSDAAETFIFQMLTAFVFLVMGFAVIIGTTVNFLRDRYLRDTLEKLNDTLRVQAQHDALTGLLNRRMFDEMAEAWFAQTLRLSVPFSLVLFDIDHFKRLNDAFGHQAGDNVLREIAAGVQRELSRQGDRVFRIGGEEFAVLASAANEGQLRVVMEMIRKTVEDLRLKHPNGPGAVVTISLGGLLVRGCCDMTFDDAFRKSDEALYLAKARGRNRWVLAESCCLTDSSQANACHRSSN; encoded by the coding sequence TTGTTTGTTGCACTGTATTTGCGCGCGGGGTACCTGAACGAAGGCCTGGATGAAGCGGAATTCTCTCTGACGCAGCGTGTACAGCGTGTTGCGGAAATGACCGAGCTCAAGTTTGACACAATCCGCAAACTCACCGCGCTGCTGGCCACAGATTCGCGAATAGTTGCAGCCCTCAAGGGCGAGGGTGATCTTGCGGAATGCACCCGCTACCTGCAGAGCGTTGGCGATACACTGAGGCTGCACCGCGCCTTTCTGCTTGATACCAAGGGTATCTGCGTTGCCTCAAATGATGCCAATCTTGCCAGCAATCTGGTTGGCGTAAACCTGTCTGACCGGGAGTATTTTGCCCGCGCCATGCGTGGCGAAAGTTCTGCACAGTTTGTGGTGGGGCGTGTTTCAACCGTTGCGGGCTTTCATTTTTCCGCACCTGTGATGGGTCCCAATGGCTATCTCGGCGTTGTTGTTCTCAAGCTCGACAAAGACACTCTGGCCCAGCAGCTGTATTTGCCCACCGGTTTTGTTACCGACAATGCGGGTGTTGTTGTGGTTTCCGATTTGCCAGAAAACATGCTGCGCGTTGTGCCGGGCGGGTCAGCCGCTACGCTTGATTCTGCGCAAAACCTGTTGCGCTATCAGCGCGACCGGCTTGAGTCTGTCTATCTGAGTGAGGTTTCAGTAAACAAGCGTGCTGCCTGGCTGCTCGCTCCTGGGGGTATGCCCTACCTGTGCAAGACCATGACTATCGGCAAGGAGGGGCTGAGCATTTATGGCTTTGAAAACCTTGCCCCCTTGCTGAGTGATGCCGCAGAAACCTTTATATTCCAAATGCTCACGGCCTTTGTATTTCTGGTGATGGGTTTTGCCGTAATTATCGGTACGACAGTAAACTTTTTGCGCGACCGGTATCTGCGCGACACACTGGAAAAACTTAACGATACACTGCGGGTTCAGGCCCAGCACGATGCACTGACCGGGCTGCTTAACCGCAGAATGTTTGATGAAATGGCCGAAGCCTGGTTTGCCCAGACCCTGAGGCTGAGTGTGCCTTTTTCGCTGGTGCTGTTTGATATCGACCATTTCAAGCGGCTCAACGATGCCTTTGGACATCAGGCTGGCGACAATGTGCTGCGCGAAATCGCAGCCGGTGTGCAAAGGGAGCTTTCCCGGCAGGGTGACAGGGTCTTCCGCATCGGCGGCGAAGAATTTGCCGTGCTTGCAAGCGCAGCCAATGAAGGCCAGTTGCGTGTTGTCATGGAAATGATTCGCAAAACGGTAGAAGACCTGCGGCTCAAACATCCCAACGGACCCGGAGCAGTGGTGACCATCTCTCTTGGGGGGCTGCTGGTGCGCGGCTGCTGCGACATGACATTTGACGATGCCTTTAGAAAATCGGATGAAGCCTTGTATCTTGCCAAGGCTCGGGGCCGTAACCGCTGGGTGTTGGCAGAAAGTTGCTGCCTTACGGATTCGTCGCAAGCCAATGCTTGTCACAGATCCAGCAACTGA
- the aat gene encoding leucyl/phenylalanyl-tRNA--protein transferase: protein MIGAFTALASQFPPPESARDDGLLCMGGDLRPERLIAAYSRGIFPWYSQGVPILWWSPDPRCVMPLEGFRLPARSARKLRLHPFELTHNAAFGRVIRACAKPRDKEGGTWIIDDMMRAYEDLHALGYAHSVEAWYDGELVGGLYGVALGRAFFGESMFHTMSEASRAALAGLVALLRQRGASLLDCQQETPHIMRMGGVMLPRAVFQAELARALAPQTQTGAAHVCATPEMAGNNEPFPWLPWGLVYSYSPSDGFWLARS from the coding sequence ATGATCGGGGCATTTACGGCACTGGCCTCTCAATTTCCGCCGCCGGAATCAGCCCGTGACGACGGTCTGCTGTGCATGGGGGGCGACCTGCGGCCAGAACGCCTGATCGCAGCCTATAGCCGTGGAATTTTTCCCTGGTATTCGCAGGGGGTACCCATTCTCTGGTGGTCGCCCGATCCCCGCTGCGTCATGCCTCTTGAAGGCTTTCGCCTGCCTGCGCGCAGCGCCCGCAAGCTGCGCCTTCACCCCTTTGAGCTGACCCACAATGCCGCCTTTGGTCGGGTTATACGCGCCTGCGCCAAGCCGCGCGACAAGGAAGGTGGAACCTGGATCATCGACGACATGATGCGCGCCTACGAAGACCTGCACGCTCTGGGCTATGCCCACTCCGTAGAGGCATGGTACGACGGCGAGCTGGTGGGCGGGCTGTACGGCGTGGCACTGGGCCGGGCCTTTTTTGGCGAGTCCATGTTTCACACCATGTCGGAAGCTTCGCGTGCGGCACTGGCCGGGCTGGTGGCCCTGTTGCGCCAGCGCGGGGCGTCGCTGCTTGATTGCCAGCAGGAAACGCCGCACATCATGCGCATGGGCGGGGTAATGCTGCCGCGTGCTGTTTTTCAGGCCGAGCTTGCCCGGGCATTGGCCCCGCAAACGCAAACAGGCGCTGCGCATGTGTGCGCAACGCCTGAAATGGCTGGAAACAATGAGCCGTTTCCCTGGCTGCCCTGGGGGCTCGTGTACAGCTATTCGCCGTCAGACGGCTTTTGGCTGGCCAGATCGTAA
- the clpS gene encoding ATP-dependent Clp protease adapter ClpS, producing the protein MSFIPDNQTGGESRVIVEKKLKEPDRYRVLLHNDDYTSMEFVVSILCGIFHKTAEEATAIMLAVHQRGVGQCGVYTLEIAEAKVRRVHNTARAAGYPLKCTMEKIH; encoded by the coding sequence ATGTCTTTTATTCCTGACAATCAAACTGGCGGTGAAAGCCGCGTAATTGTGGAAAAGAAACTCAAGGAGCCGGATCGCTACCGGGTTCTGCTGCATAACGACGATTACACAAGCATGGAGTTTGTGGTTTCGATCCTGTGCGGTATCTTCCACAAAACAGCCGAAGAAGCCACGGCCATCATGCTGGCAGTACACCAGCGCGGTGTTGGTCAGTGCGGCGTGTATACTCTTGAAATAGCCGAAGCCAAGGTTCGGCGTGTTCACAATACGGCCCGGGCGGCTGGGTATCCCCTTAAATGCACCATGGAAAAAATCCATTGA
- the radA gene encoding DNA repair protein RadA yields MTKTREIYICSACGSQTMQWRGQCPNCHEWNTLQAAVQPKSVPGGNRPRPATDSSSRPIPLRDVEDGGHEPYGSGLKALDRVLGKGLVPGAAILVGGEPGIGKSTLLLQVAGLVAKQGRRVLYASGEESLPQIKGRAERLGMLEPNLLAIATSRVEDVLEAANVAPPALLVVDSVQTLTSLEADGLPGNVSQVRAVATALLEACRRLSCTLILVGHVTKDGVLAGPRLLEHMVDTVISLEGDRRQMFRLLRVFKNRFGPNEELLVFRMEESGMQIVDDPSTFFLGQRDPSLSGTAVVMAVDGQRPLAVEVQALVSRTFLSIPRRAALGFDVGRLHLLLAVLEKRLKLNFGQVDIYAKVGGGMKLSEPGLDLALVAAVLSSYYDVPMPEKSVLWGEVDLNGQVRPVSAQELRLTQARRLGFDPIVHPAVEQGGISTIAALQQRLFHRK; encoded by the coding sequence ATGACGAAAACACGCGAGATTTATATATGCTCTGCCTGCGGCTCTCAAACCATGCAATGGCGCGGGCAATGCCCCAACTGCCATGAATGGAACACCCTGCAGGCGGCGGTGCAGCCCAAATCTGTCCCAGGCGGCAACAGACCCCGCCCGGCCACGGATTCCTCCAGCCGACCCATTCCGCTGCGGGATGTGGAAGATGGGGGGCATGAGCCCTATGGCAGCGGCCTCAAGGCGCTTGACCGGGTGCTGGGCAAGGGCCTTGTGCCTGGTGCGGCCATTCTTGTGGGCGGCGAGCCGGGCATCGGCAAATCAACCCTGCTGCTTCAGGTGGCGGGGCTGGTGGCCAAGCAGGGCAGGCGTGTACTTTACGCCAGCGGCGAAGAATCGCTGCCCCAGATCAAGGGGCGCGCCGAACGCCTGGGCATGCTTGAACCCAACCTGCTGGCCATTGCCACCTCGCGTGTGGAAGATGTGCTGGAAGCGGCCAATGTCGCGCCCCCTGCCCTGCTGGTGGTAGACTCGGTGCAGACCCTCACAAGCCTTGAGGCCGATGGGCTGCCCGGCAACGTAAGCCAGGTGCGGGCAGTGGCCACGGCCCTGCTTGAGGCCTGCCGCCGCCTTTCGTGCACGCTCATTCTGGTGGGTCATGTGACCAAGGATGGCGTGCTGGCTGGTCCCCGGCTGCTCGAGCACATGGTGGATACCGTTATTTCGCTTGAGGGCGACCGTCGTCAGATGTTCCGCCTGCTGCGCGTGTTCAAAAACCGCTTTGGCCCCAACGAAGAGCTGCTGGTCTTTCGTATGGAAGAATCGGGCATGCAGATTGTGGACGACCCTTCCACCTTCTTTCTGGGCCAGCGTGACCCTTCACTCTCGGGCACCGCGGTGGTTATGGCCGTGGACGGGCAGCGCCCGCTGGCTGTTGAGGTGCAGGCCCTTGTTTCGCGCACGTTTTTGAGTATTCCACGCCGCGCAGCTCTCGGGTTTGATGTGGGGCGGCTGCACCTGCTTTTGGCCGTGCTGGAAAAAAGACTCAAGCTCAACTTTGGTCAGGTGGATATTTACGCCAAGGTGGGCGGCGGCATGAAGCTGAGCGAACCGGGGCTTGACCTGGCGCTGGTGGCTGCGGTGCTTTCGTCGTACTATGATGTCCCCATGCCGGAAAAAAGCGTGTTGTGGGGCGAGGTGGATCTTAACGGGCAGGTTCGGCCCGTCTCAGCGCAGGAGCTGCGCCTCACGCAGGCCCGGCGGCTGGGTTTTGACCCCATTGTGCACCCTGCGGTGGAGCAGGGCGGCATAAGCACCATTGCTGCGCTGCAGCAACGGCTTTTTCATCGTAAATAA